ACCGCCCTACTTTGATCAATCAAGGATAAAGTACTTTTATATCATCTGAAAGTAGCATCAGTGCCTCAAAACCAACAGGATAGCAAGAAGTAGGAAAAAGCACTAAGAACTTTATAAGCAGCCCTAAAGGATTATTGTAAAGACACACACGTACATCTTTGCTGCAAACGTCGAACTAAAGTTCTTAAGTGTGAGAAATGTCTGTTGGGCAGATACACGGTAATAAACAAGTTACTAAGAAAGACAACTGATGTCTTCACAATCAGAAAGTAAACTGTTCCCTTTGCTGTCTAGTACTACACCACGTCACATTGATTTTAACCTTTTACAATCCCATTTACTCACTCTCCTGGAACTGTGCCTCATCATCCTcttgctcctcctcctcactgcccaCATCATCCATAAGCATCTCGCGTTGTTTAGAAGCTGCTTTGGATGCTGCCTGTCGTTGCTGACGCACATTTTTGTGGTCTTCTTTTTCGTCCTCACTGTCCTCTGCAGCAAAAGTCACCAAGTTACAATGAAGGTACAGAATACAGACCACATTAACCATCTTGAGGTAGCATTTGGGCAAGACAAAGGTCAAGTCATTCACGAGAAAGGTAATCAAGATGCTCGTTGAATAACCGAGCTGTGAGAACACAGTCACATTCAACCTAACAAGCACACTTCTGCAGTCACCCAACAATGATCCTGTGCAGTATCTTTCACTGCAAAGACtagcagccttttttcttttttttttttttttttaaatttacctgCAGGCCTTTTCCTGGATTTGGAGGCTGCTCTCTTATTCTTTTCTGGTttagccttttttccttttttgcttttttgagaGCTCTCGTAATCACTGTCAGCTTTGCCATCATCTGCTCCTAAGTCATCATCTTCACTACCAAAATCTTCATCTGGGAAGAAAAGGTAGGAATATGAATTTTCTTGTATCGTTCTGAAATACCATCAAGAACTACAGGGAAGAGATTAACATACATCTATCTACCTGGGAAGACAAACTTTATAGCAGCATCCTATTACACAAAGAAATATGTTATCCCAAACCAGGGCTGGAAGTTCCAGCAGTGGAAGCACCATCTAGGTTAAGGTATGTGTATTAGAGGACCGCATGCTTCTCTAGTCATAACAACTTATTTCTAATGTCAAATCCCACTCCTGTAACTCTTACAAACTGGTCTGTATTTTGAAGATACGCTCTCAGTACAATGTAGTTACCTGCTGAGTGTGAATCATCTTTCTTAGTCTTcacatctttttcttctgaatcctcactgaaaattaaagaaagagaGGGTTTGACTGCTGTTTAAACTTTGGTTTCAGTCACTGCTGTGTGGAAAATAGCAATTTTCAGAGAGCAAACTGATCTCTAGGCTGGAATATGCACTTTCCCTGGACATTACCACATTATACTTCAGGATTACCCAGCTGTATATGTAGTTATCATGGTTGGAAAGCTAATGTTCAAACTCTGAATCACATACACACTTACTAGGAGTCAGGTGAACCAACCAGGAAATAATAAGGTTGAGATAAACCACGCACTTCACTCTGGAACCTAACAATAACCCAGATGTCTTTCATTTTACAGTTAgaatttttaaactttatatGCTAATGCATGGCTTTCTAAATGGAATAAAGTTTTACTCTGAATAGATTTACAGTCATCACTTGTCTTTatgcccttgttttctccggacTCTTCCATTCTCTGTACATACAGCACTTAACCGACACACATTTGGTCTACAATCTCTCAAATTATCTGATCTCTGATAGAGTTTCACCGCTCCCTTCTGGTGGTTTCAGTCCTCACCAGAGGGTATCTCCATCAAGCGGGTATTAATGTTCCATCCTAATCCAACCCCCCCATCATTAGGCATTACCACCGTCTGGAAGGGGTTTTCCTTCCCTCGTGTAAGAACACGCACTCCAATCAGAGAGTGAACAAGTGTTTTAAACAGGAATGGTGAATACTCTGGTGAGGGCCACTGATGTACAGCATATGCTGCAGGAACGGCTGAACTGCAGAGTTTGCCAAGGTCAGGAAATACAACAGATCAAACCCTTGCTACTTGCAGATTTGACAGTTGGAGCTGACACACCACACTTGAAGAACTCTCATAGTTTAGGGAACTTGTCACATCACAGCCTCTCAGGCTGTatgttttcagttttacagaGACAGCTGTGGATTTCAATCACTTAAATACATGAGTTTGTTTTAGATGCAAGCCCTCTGCGACGGTTGTGGCACACAGAAATGTTCTTACACACTTAAAAACCCTGAAAGCTAAGAGGACATCAAGGTGAACTATTTAGTTGCTTTGGGAGCTTGTCTAGCCCAATTTCTTTTTATGTTATACccattacattttttatttcaggtGTTACAGGCATTTGCCAGGCTGAAAATAGTCTCTCCCTCTCGGTTCACAATAGCAGGTGGACCATGCAAATACTCCCATGCCTACATTCAGCTTTCAACTTACAGAacaggagcaggaggggaagcCTCTTTCGCAGACCTGCTGGGAAGTTACCTATATTCCAGCAAACAGCACAACAGAATAAAGAAACACCTCGGGCTTACAGAGCAAGAACCAGCTGGCAGAACCTCCATCCCTGAAGCTGTCATGAAAGCATCAACTGACTTAAACAGGTCTTATGGCAACCATTTGCTGACCATAGTTATTGTAAAAAAGGAAGATACCTTCGCTCTACTGGAAAGACTTTCACTATTCAGTAGGGCATCACTTAGAGCTGAGTTCTTTCACACTGCCGCAGCAACTCAGTTATCAAAACAAGTTACTTTGTTTCTGAATtagacaaaaccagaaatgaaaaacaaagaaccACAAAACTAACAAACGGCCCTTACTCCTAACTGCCACTGTACCGTCCCATTTAATCTTTAACCACAGGAATGCTCTGAGCACGGAAAATTAAATGCATCTTGCCACCGCCTTACCTGGATAATTGCACTAGTTGCCAATTTTTGTAATTCAGATCGTATTCCTTCCCATTCCAACTGTCTAGCTCTGGAAAGCTATTTTAACAATGAAGTACTAGTGACAAGTACTTTACACATGATTTCTCTGTCTACTCGGATAAGAAAGAGCCACCTCAACGTCCAAGCTGGTTATGCAAGCTTTGTGACCGAGAGCTCTGTATCTCACACTGCAGGCTTTGAATTCCACTTACAACCATCCCTCTTAGAAGACACCGCTCCCCACATACAGGGCACGGTTTGGAGACACGTTTGTAACGGATGAAGTGCTTCTTTTACCTGTCCTCCTGAGAATTCTTCCCAGATCGCCTCTTATTTTTAGCCTCCCGGGGAGACGAACGGATTTTCTTGGATGGGGGACCTGAATCTCTTCCATAATCTTCATCTGGACGGGACAGTACAAAATGGTTTTGAATCAAACTCCTAGTTCCCAGCAAACTGACTTCCTCAGCTATAACTTAAACTGACCATTTCATGCACATCAAAAAGAagcccttcaaaaaaaaaaaaaaaatcacaaagcttCAAACAAAATTTATAGAAGCAAAGTCCTGTCTTAAACTAGTGATTTACCCTTTCTTTTTTGGCAGAATAAAAATGCTGCACACAATTGAGTCTGACACAGGAAtattagaaaacaagaaaaaacctcACAAGAGGACACAGTATCACATTTTACAGCTAGTCAGAAATGGAGTTATTATGCAAACCTATTAAAAGTTAACATCCATATGTATTTCTACATGCTTTTAACAGCAAAACACTTTATTTACTGTCCTATGATGGGAAAAACTATCTTGTTATGTAGTAGTTTACAGTGCAACTTTTTACAACTATTACACAATGCCTTATACAACATAACAGGACTGCAATTAAGAACTACACATATTTGTTTCCAATAATTATCAGTGCAACCTCACTTAGCAAACAGTAGCAATATGTCTATTTTCTAACACCACAAAACATATTCCCTATGGCTTCCAGAAATACTTTGTTAATTCACACAaaacataaagatttttttttagatgcaaTTCACAAAAATGCCTGATATTATGGGATTAACTTGAGGCcagtaaaataaattgaaaacatattttactgTAGAAAAAGAGTGGCATCAGGGAGATTCTGCCACAGACCATAACATAGACCAAGGAAGGCAGTTGCTGCCAACAGCCTCAAGGCGCTACAACAATACAAGCATTAAATAATAAGATTTCTATCACCATTGTTTGTTTAATACAAAACATATGAGAATCATTATATTTTCAAATACTGATTAACAGTTCAGAGACTGTGAAGAGCAGAAACTCCTTAGAATTTAAGATGTGACTAGAAGCAAAGCAATTAATACGCAAAGCAATAAATAAACTGCTCTACCCCAAGATTatattgttaagaaaaaaagtcatttacCAGCATCATCTGATTCCTGAAACTGGGAGTAATCGACCACCTTCCTGTTCCTGttaaaaagcaagggaaaaataataaattagcaATTCATAATCTTAGACATACACAAGATTTCTTCAAGTAACAAGAAAGTGCCATATCCTTGCTTCCAGTGCAGGATTTGTAGCCCAAAAACATCCCAAGAAAACTCACATAAATAAACCACCTACACCTTTGAAGTCAGCAATGAACACACAGTATATTCTCGCATTTTCCTCAGGAGCTGTTATAACAGACTGGATTACATCCTCAGAATCTGAAAGTGATTTTTGATAAGCAGCAATCTCTTACACCTCACGACTGCAGCGAGGAAGAGCCATCTTAACTTATGCTACATGGTTCTTTCATTATTAAAACCACGTATCTATCATTATCTATCACTATACTACTGAAAGCACTATTTCAAAGCAGCGTCTGCACCCCAAGACTGAAGATGCATTTAAAGAATGCATCAGCCAGAATTTTAAGCCAGAGCTCCCCCTAACACCCTATCTCAAAGCTGTGATGTTTGATATCTGGAATCCTAGTCttaaatacatacaaaaatatgATCATGAATTAGATGAACATTTCCTAACTACTCTTTTTTTGAATTTCTGCTCCTCACAGCTCAGTAGGATCATGCTTGCTCTCATACCTTCTcctcaacatttttgttttccccacGTGATCCCTGTTTCTAACACATTTTAAGTTTTCACCAGGGACTTCTCGGAGCTTTCTCTGAGTAATTAGTTACTCTGATAAGATGTAAAACAGCTGTTCCGATGCTTAACTCTATCCCTAAGCACAACAATGAAAGCAAATATTCATTTCACCCAACCTATGTTTCTGGACAGTGAACAAGCACAAACCTGTACTTTCTTTACCTCAGCAGCACCTTCTCTGCTACTTTCTTAAACTGAAAGTAGCACAGGCAACAAGATATCATTTAAGAGTGCAAATGCAATGGCCAATTCTAGACAAAATTAGTTAAACTACACAAGCAGCTGTTACTGACACTAATGCCTCACTTGCCaacaaaaaatctgtttctctactcactgaaaagtaaaaaaaccaaatacaCACAATTGTTAGCTATTTTCTCAGCACCTATCCCACCCGCTCTATTGACAAGACATAACTGCCTTGTAATACAGCTACTTGAGCGAACCAGGACAGCTATGTAATTGAATTATATTCGAGTTCTAGCTGATAACACCTCAGTCAGACTCCAAACACCCACCTCTGCGGGCTGACATGCAACGGGAGGAGGCACAGCTGAAGAAGGCACCAAGATTCAGACAGCCCTCCACACACGTTTTTTATAATCCCTTTGACCCAAAGCCAATGATGAACTTGATTTTGCAGTAACCATCACGTGAGCTCACATCTACAGCTAGAAAAGTCAGGCAAGCGATAGAAAAAGCGACCTACCTAGCATCAGACTGAGGACCGCTGCAAAGAGAAGCCAAGACAGGCTCCGTCCAGCACACGAACCGCAACgcccttcccctctcctgctcCGCAGAGCGCGGCTGCTGGATTTCCCATCCAGTTCCCGTAACTGAACTGCACTTTGTGATTAACACCTTGCATTGCTGATAAGACTGTTTAGTTGAAAGATACCCCAAAAGTGATTGTTGTCTTCTGGCTGTTGATCCATTTGAAACCAATTATAAGTGGCCCTCCTGCACAAGTACCTCTATTCATGGCTTACAGCAGCAGCCTTCAAAAGATGAAGGAGCAAAGTTATTTTATATCAACCCTGCACCaagcctcttaaaaaaaaaaacccaaaaacaaacaaaaaaaacccacccaaatccatcaaaaaaccctcaaacaaacaagcaaataagaGGAAGGCAAGACCAGCCATTAGATTTCTACAGGTTGAACCCCATCCAAGCTTCAGAGTACGTGTGAGTGGAACAAAGTACAACAGCAACGTGCTGCAGAGCACTGCTCGCTCCCTCGCAGCCCGAATAAGGTAAAATACCAGTTTAGGAACACAACTGCTGGCAAGGCTTGTTATGGCCAACTGTCCGGGGACTCAAATTCCTGTTCCAACAGGTAGTCTTCCTGAAGATTGCCTTCTGACCCATCTCACatgtaaaaacattaattttattcccACAAACATCTGAAGAACAATAAAGTTATAAATAAGATGTTTGATTTGGTTTAagtatcaggtttttttcctctaacagCATAAACAAGGGGGGAGAAGAAGTAGAATTGCCATGTATTCTGATCTAGCAGCTTTGTGAAACAACGGTTTCTGATGTCACTTTTCTAACAAGCAAGATGGAAATTGCAATATTGCCACCTGGTAGTAAGTTGGTCATGCAGAGcttcatcttgcttttttcaGTCAGAAACCCCTATTAAATCAGGTACCGAAAACACAACACAGTCAAGTCAGATAAAACACTAACGACAAACATTGTCCCTAAGGAAAACACTTCCTCTTTCTAAGCACCTTACCCTATGTTTTCAGCTAGAAAGTAAATAACTACGGCAGAAGAGAACAAGAGCCGGCTGTTTGGCTTGCTTTATCTTATTTTGCAGGGCAAGGAGAAGGGTGGAGGAAAGAAGGAATATCTACACTGATATTACTGAAGAAACAAACTTGCAAGTCTTCCCAACAGAACCAGAGCTCACAGGGGCAGAAACTCACACAAACTGTTCTTTCATCTGCCATTCTCCTCACTCTATACTCATCATTCACCCCATTTAGATCAACTGATGTTTTCCTTCATATCTGTCAACAGCGCTGATGTGCAATGCTTAATAACTACCAGTTTGCAAAGAGACTGCATCCATTATGACACCAAGGTGATAAAAACACAGTAGGTAAGTTCACTGGAGTTaagagccaggaaaaaaaagcattgctgGTTTTGTCGATGAAGAATATTTCTTTGCCACTAGCAAAAACTAGGAGATGTTAAGGCAAGCAACAagacataaaaataaactatttgttAAATTCAGTTAGATTGAGCATAAAAAGACAGTCTAGTAGACATCTGGGATGGATATTGTTCAATCTGGTTTAAAATATGCACTGAAATTTTAAGATAACTTACTTGTTAATTCAGCTTAGCATTTAAAGTGTGCATGTGAGAAGAAACTGGGGGAGGAAAGGTAGAGAGACATCCTGATAGCATAAGTTTTTTAGTAACAGCTGTCAGTCAAATATTTCTGGAATAAAGAGTAACTCAGCTAGTAAGCCATCAACACGTTACGCTGGAAGCTCTCACTTAGCAAACTAATACTCAAGTAATTTAGTAAGAGCTGAGGAGATGCACAGCAATTCTTACAACCCATACTTGATGCCTACCCAGCTGATATTTTGAAATGATGAAAAGCaatattaacatttaaaaggaTCACCAAATGCCTATAGGACTGAATAAGGGTTGTATAGTGTCCCCCATTTCCAGCTAGTGAGGTCCTTCAACGCTCAGCCTTTGTAAGTCAACATGTCAGAATACAAACTAACAATCAGTTCggaagcttttgggttttttaagaggGAATGCTTAGATCCCCAGATATTTCCACAAGCATTAAAATCCACAAATAAGgtccaagtttaaaaaaaaaccccaaaaactccTAAAAAGCAATGCTAAACAGTCTTCAAAAAGCTAGTAACTGATCTCATGCACTGAAGAGGAATGTTTAGGTCAAAGGATTAGCAGCAGAAGTAACAACCCAGCCTCTTATACAGTATGGCAGGTAAGATGAATGACAGATTAAAtggttactgatttttttttttttttttaactacagcaTTTAACCAATATAACTATCAAACTAAGCATTTGTGAGAAGTGCTGGACTTTTCTTCAGCTTCACCTCCTGGTTCTCCCTGCTGTTGGGAACGGTGGCCCCCTTCGAGGTCAACACGTTATCAGTAAATATTGCCGTTAAAAGCTCCCCTTTGGTGCCTTTTTTATacacagataagaaaaaaaaaaaaagatagatagGAAATGTTTCTTATAGGTATTTTCAAAGTTGTGCAAAACAAATACGCAGTGCTAGACTGAGGCCTTAAATGAACATCCACTTACAATTATGCATCAGAAGTTGAAACATCGAAGCCTAGTGACAGTTACGGACCTAAAAACACATCACTATGGTGTTAGTCTATTTAAAAATTGGCACAACTGTACTCAGACAAGACTCACCGACTAGAGGTTCCCAATTACAGAGGTCATTGTTTGGGTCTGGGCTTGGTGTAACTTCAAACTTCTGTAAGACTAGGCACTGCTCATGGTATCTGCAGAATTTTTAGGGATACACATGACTTGAAACTCCATAAAACAATTAAATGATTTATGCAGCAACAGTTTAAGCAGTCTTGTGCCCATCCTCTATTTGAACCTAACTACAATTGAGAAGACTTTAAAATACAGTATAGAAATGTTCTGAtgcagagcaggggaaaaaaaaaacaaacccaaaccccagaacacacacacacacacacacacaaatcagtTCTGCAACCTGTGTTGTTCCtggtattttgattttttattgtACCTCTACCTTGCTCTCTGTTTCTCTGTAGACTCAAAGTTTTCAGAGCAAAGATCACATCTTTTTACTTATCTGGAAAGCGTCTATAGCTTATCTCTGGACACTACCACACATTATTACTCAAGTTAAATGCCAGTCCCCAAGGAAGTGTTGCTTTCCTGCTACCCCATGGAAGTTTTCCAGAATCACAATGTTTATACTTTACATTGTCCAGGTACAACACTGGCAACAAATTAtctttaatagatttttttttttttttccctgcaagtaCCATTTCAAAGGACCACCCTACCACTGTAGTGCCAATGCAAGACTGGTGTTCAAGAGTTACTAATAAAGGAAATTTAAGTACGTATAGACTTGAAGTGCTGAGCTACCTCAATTCATAACTGGCCTTAAACTTAAAACGAACAAGCAAAAACCCATGTGATTTCCATACTTGCCCACACCATTTCATTTTGCAATGCCTGCAGGAAAGGAGTACCCGCAAGTGAAAGCAACAACAAGGGAAAGCAGAAGCAAGCTTCATCCAATTTAGAGTCAAAATTCTTACTTACAACACAGTAATTGATGCTGTATATAAAAATAGTGACTCAAAATCATTTGTATTCAAGAAGAGATAGGGAGATAATAATGTAGCCACCAGCTCCAAACGTTCTTTGCAGTCCTTCGGAAGAGTTAGCTACAAGATGCAAAAGTTCAACAACTTTTTCCAGCAGTGCAGACACCATCATTATCCACCCAGGAGAAGTTTAATTGAGTAGAAGGTACTTGGCTCTAAGTGCCAGATGCATGAAGCCTGGAAATACTGGGACTTTATTACTGCTCCTTAACAATTTTAAGAAACTGGCTTCAACAACCAGACTCAGTCTGAAGGCAGTCTTCTACTGACAAGTGGAACAGAAACTGTGGACAGGTGTTGGATTTTATTAAGTTCAGTGTTTTAAGAGCAAATATATTCACTAGAAACTAACAGACATAATAAATTAATGCAAAGACCACTGAATCGAGGAAAACTTTTCCAACACTAAATCTTATTCTGATGAGGAACCTTTCACCAGACTTCCATATTACCAACAATAAGCGAAGAtatccagtaaaaaaaaaaaaaaaaaaaaatttattacagTTTTACAAGTTTTGGATTTAAATCTCCTAGTAGAGTTCTCCAGTTGCTACCTAGTAGAGCAATATAACACACTAGCCACTGAATATTTACAACTTTTTCCCTGAAACGGCTATTAAATACAGCTAGATAGCAGACTGCTAGATCTATTCCTGACATGTGCCAAAAGGTTTTCTGCCACTAACAGCCTGCTGGACTTTGGCACTTAATTTTCCTGTAGACCAGTGGCTGACAACTGAGCGTAAGACAAGTCAGACCTTTCACAACACTGCAGGACTgtacagattttatattttttttatttattttttttttttagaaatggttGCTTACAAAGTTACTTTGCACCAGAAGCCTTAGAAGCTATTCTTTTAAAGATACGACACTTTCCTTACCTGTAGCAAGAGTCCAGTGCTGGCAAGTAAATCACCAGCAGAACGTACACCGAAGTGTCACCCTGAGCACCACAGACACATCACCACTGTATTTCAGAACACAGGCACTGTCATTCAAGATCAGACCACTAGTCCATTGAGTCCAACATCCTGCCTTGCAAAAGGCCAAAGCCTGATGCCTTAGAGCAGGCTATACCCAGTCCTATTAATCCACCTTTCAGACCCGAGACAATTCCTTAAGACTGGAACTTTGAGCTTTATTTACCCTTAACCTTTCCATGCAGGAAAACACTACTGGTCAAAAAAAGAGCTATGAAAAACAACTGTTTGTCTAATCACTGTGTCAAACCTCCCTACTTAGCAAAGTACTCCcagtttccatttatttttttaaactctcgTGTATTAGAGGTGTTACTTATATACGAAGGATGTCAATATCAATGTATATATGTTTTATAGCCGCAATTAATTCCATATTTATTATTCCAAAAGATCCAAAATACCTAGGATCCACACCCTAGATGTAGTTTACTGGCCACAGAGGTACAACCACTTAAAGTATCGTGAGAATGGAAAAGTTTCAGCGCATTCAAAGAATATCTTATGAACCCTTTTACCTTTTCTATGAAGACAATTTCAACCACAAGTTCACTCTCCGAGTACTTTccagagaaaagtaaaaaagaataCACTCCTCCCCCCTCAGTGAACTTTCAGATCGATGGCAAGTTCTCCATGCCACAGATTTACAAAGTTATCACGATTCAACCCCATAGTTAAGACTCCCCTGCACCTCCACGCTCCAGGTCCAACGCTGTTTGACCAGACACAAACACCACGACCTACCTCCTTTGCTGTTTGGGGAGAATACAGCCCGTTTAGCTAAACGGCCCGcggtttcctcctcctccccacggCCTGAAATCAGCCCTctcggggcggggaggggacacacacacacacaccccccccagcggGAAAGGGACGCGGGGAGAGCAGTCAGCTCCCAGGCGAGAGGAGGAGAAGGGCGTGTGTTCAGCGCCGTTCCCACCAGAGGGGGCGGCTCCTCCCAACTCCTCCCCTAAACGTGGTTGAACTCGCAtgcacagcccctctcctccaGACCCTCGCTGGTCACAGCACACTGCATGCGTGTCCCCTCCCCCAACCCGCACGGCGTGGTCTGCTCagcccccccttctccccactccccgaaaaaaaaaaaaaaaaaaaagggggtgcggggggctgcGGCAGAGGCCTGCTGGCGAGcaccgcctcccgcccgcccgctccgcaCGAAGTGGGTCGCGGTAGATCGCAAGGATTCActtccccgccgccccccccaaccccgcagacacacgcaccccccgtTACAACAAAAATGTGGGACGCTGCACACGCAGCCTCGGCTCAAGGCCGCCTCTTCGCACCCCCCGGCACGGCGCAGCGGAAcgcgctgccgccccccccccccgccccagctcccaACCCCTCGCCCTGCgccaggccagcggcgaggcgccTCGCGAAGGAATAAATATTAAAAGTTCCAAGTGTGGAGGGGAGTGTGGGGGGGAAATCCAGCAGAAAACGGCTCATGCTGCACCCGCgcggcctccccctgcccc
This window of the Athene noctua chromosome 23, bAthNoc1.hap1.1, whole genome shotgun sequence genome carries:
- the NUCKS1 gene encoding nuclear ubiquitous casein and cyclin-dependent kinase substrate 1 isoform X3; this encodes MSRPVRNRKVVDYSQFQESDDADEDYGRDSGPPSKKIRSSPREAKNKRRSGKNSQEDSEDSEEKDVKTKKDDSHSAEDSEDEKEDHKNVRQQRQAASKAASKQREMLMDDVGSEEEEQEDDEAQFQETDSGSDEDFLMEDDDDSDYGSSKKKNKKVSKKSKPERKEKKMPKPRLKATVTPSPVKGKGKAGRPTASKATKEKTPSPKEEDEEPESPPEKKKSASPPPEKSGDEGSEDEAPSGED
- the NUCKS1 gene encoding nuclear ubiquitous casein and cyclin-dependent kinase substrate 1 isoform X2 — translated: MSRPVRNRKVVDYSQFQESDDADEDYGRDSGPPSKKIRSSPREAKNKRRSGKNSQEDSEDSEEKDVKTKKDDSHSADEDFGSEDDDLGADDGKADSDYESSQKSKKGKKAKPEKNKRAASKSRKRPAEDSEDEKEDHKNVRQQRQAASKAASKQREMLMDDVGSEEEEQEDDEAQFQENSGSDEDFLMEDDDDSDYGSSKKKNKKVSKKSKPERKEKKMPKPRLKATVTPSPVKGKGKAGRPTASKATKEKTPSPKEEDEEPESPPEKKKSASPPPEKSGDEGSEDEAPSGED
- the NUCKS1 gene encoding nuclear ubiquitous casein and cyclin-dependent kinase substrate 1 isoform X1, which translates into the protein MSRPVRNRKVVDYSQFQESDDADEDYGRDSGPPSKKIRSSPREAKNKRRSGKNSQEDSEDSEEKDVKTKKDDSHSADEDFGSEDDDLGADDGKADSDYESSQKSKKGKKAKPEKNKRAASKSRKRPAEDSEDEKEDHKNVRQQRQAASKAASKQREMLMDDVGSEEEEQEDDEAQFQETDSGSDEDFLMEDDDDSDYGSSKKKNKKVSKKSKPERKEKKMPKPRLKATVTPSPVKGKGKAGRPTASKATKEKTPSPKEEDEEPESPPEKKKSASPPPEKSGDEGSEDEAPSGED